The DNA segment GCGCGTCGACCGCCAACGCGACGTCGATCACCGGCCGTTCGCGCACCCCGTGATGGATCTCGGCCTCGCCGGGGCGGGGCCGCCGGTCGACGATCGTCTGCCCGCGTCCCAGCCCGGGCGCGAGGCTGACCTCGACCGGCAGCGGCCGGGTGGTCAGGCCGCCCGGGTCGGCGACCGCGCACACCGCGCCCGCGTCCCCGAGCCCGCCCGCCTCCTCGGCCTCGGGCGGCTCGCCCTGGGCCGCCGGACGGTGCGCGAGCAGCTCCCCGGCCAGCCGCGCCCCGCGGTCCCCGCTCGCCCGCAGCCGGCGCACCTCCTCGGCCGCCACGACCACCTGCCGGAACACGTCCAGGCCGTACATCGTGACCGGCACCCCGGAGGTGAGCAGCACGGCGGCCGCCTCCGGGTCGTGCCAGACGTTGAACTCGGCGACGGGCGTGGCGTTCCCGACCTCGACCGCGCCGCCCATGAAGACGATCCGCTCGATGTTGCGGGTCACCTCGGGGTGGGTGCGCAGCAGCAGCGCGATGTTGGTCAGCGGCGCGGTGGGGACCAGGGTGACCGGGCGGGGCGAGGCGAGGATCTCGCGGCGCAGCAGGGTGACCGCGTCCACGTCGGCGGGCCGCCGCGTCGGGGCGGGCAGCCCCAGGTCCCCATGCCGTCCGCCCCGTGCACATGCGTGGCGGGCCGGGCCGGCTCCAGCAGCGGCCGCTCGGCCCCGCGCGCCACGGGTATCTCCGGCGCCCCGGCCTGCTCCAGGACGGTCAGCGTGTTGCGCACCACCCCGTCCACATCGGTGTTCCCGGCCACGCAGCTCACCGCCCGCAGCTCGATGCCGGGGTGCCGCACGGCGAACAGCAGCGCGAGGGCGTCGTCGACCCCGGTGTCGCAGTCCATGATCACGGGCACGGGACGGCCGGACATGGGGGCTCCTTCGTGGCGGAGGGGCACGGCTCGGCCCGCCGGGGGCGCGAGGGGCTCACACAGTAGTTCAGCCAGGTCGCGCGGGGCGCGCCGGCGGAGCCTTTCGTGCGCCGCGCCCGTCCCGTTCGCACCTCTCGCCGGTCCCCTTCGCACGCCTCACCCGTCCGGCCTTCCGCGCTGGTGGGGCGGGCGGGGTGGTGGTGCCGTGGGAGGAGGCACCAGGACCGGGAGGCACCGTGATGTTCGAGGGGATACGCCCGCGCGGCCGCCTGCCGAGGTTTCTGACCGGGCTCGGGCTGCTCGGCGTCGGGGGGTGCGCGGCGCTGACGCTGGAGCAGCCGGCGACGGCGCCGCAGCCGTTGCCGACGATCGACCGGCCGGCCCGCAGTTCCCGGGCTCCCGTGCGGCCCGACGGCTCCTCGCTCACCGACGCACAGGCGCAGGCCGCGCTCCTCGGCCAGAGCGATCTCGGCGCCCCCTGGACCGCGACGCGCGGCGCGGCGACCTGGCGGGACGGGATGCTGAAGGCGCGCACCTCGGCCGGCGAGTGCCAGAAACTCCTCGACGCCCTCTACAGCGACCAGCTCCTCGGCGGCCCGGCCCGGGTCGCGGTCGGCCTGGACGACGCCGACACCGACGCCCAGCTCCGCTACCAGATCGGCGCCCGCCGCCCCTCCGACGTGGACGCCGCGCTGAACTGGCTGCGCACGATGCCGGAGAACTGCGCCCGCTTCGACGCCGTCACCCAGCAGAACGTCCAGGAGGACGTCCAGGTCTCGGACCTCGCCCTGCCGGAGGTCGGCGACGCCCGCCAGGGCCTGCACATCACCGTCTCCGCCACCACCGAGGACGGCCAGGACGTCCGGCTCACCCTGGACGTCGCCACCGTCCGGGTCGGCGACGACGCCTTCGCCTTCACCAACGGCGGTCTGGGCGATGTCCCCAACGACGCCACGCAGGCGGCCGTGCAGGTGGGCGCGCTGCGGCTGGCGGATGTGCGCAGGCAGGGGCGGGTGGCCGTGTAGGGGCGGGGGGCGTGTAGGGGCCGGGGGTCGCCGGGGCGGGGTTCAGAGGGGCGGCTGGGCCGGGGCCGGGCCCAGGGTGGTGGTGCCGGGGGTGGTGCGGTGGCCCAGGCCGGTGCGGTAGGCGTCCAGCGCGGCCTCCGTGCGGCCGGTGCGGCGCAGCAGGTCGCCCAGGAGGCGGCAGAGGTCGGCCAGATCGCCCGCGGCGCCCGCGCGCTCCAGGAGGCTGAGAGCGCGGACGTAGTGCTCCTCGGCGGACTCGGTGTCGCGGGCGTCCTCGGCGATGATGCCGAGGAGGCGGTGCGCGGCGGCGGCGTGCATGGCGCCGCGCTCGGAGGAGAAGTCGCCCAAAACACCCTCCAGGAGGGTGGCGGCCTCCGTGGAGCGGTCCAGGCGGTGCAGCACATCGGCCAGTTCCACCGCGGCCTGGCTGCGGTAGAGGGCGGCGCTGGTCTGCGAGAGCATGGCGAGGGCCTGCCGCAACTCGGCTTCCGCCGCCTCCAGTTGGTTGTTCTGTGCGTGCACATAGCCGCGCATCCAGTGGCAGTTGGCCAGCTCGGTGCGCAGCTGGAGCTGGCGGTACAGCTCGGCGGCCTTGGCGAGGGAGGCGTCGGCCTCGGCGGGGCGGCCCTCGGCGAGCAGGGTGCGGGCGACGGAACGGTGCATCCGGGCGATCAGCGCCGGGTCCCCGGCGCGCGGGGCGAGCGCGAGCGCGTACTCGGCGGCCTGGGCGGCGCGCGCGTGGGCGCCCATGTCCAGGTAGGGGCCGATGACGCTGGCGTACAGGAGCAGCAGCGCGTCCGGGTCGTGCAGGCCGCCCCGGTTGAGCTCGTCGAGGGTGGTCTCCAGGAGGTAGACGGCGTACCGGAGTTCGCCCGCCAGATAGTGGGCGACCGCCCGGCCGCGCACGGCGGGGGCGCGGGCCGCGGGGGAGGCGTCCGCGAGACGCTCCTCGGCGCGTTCGAAGTGGGCGTGGGCGCTCGCCAGCTCCCCTGTCTCCAGGGCGCATTCGCCGAGGCCCAGCAGCGCGGCCGCCTGCTCGCCCGGCAGACCGTGCGCCTCCGCCTCGGCCAGCAGCCCGGCATACCGCTGTGCCGCCTCCTCGGCCCGCCCGTCCGCCAGCGTCCGCCGGGCCTCGGTGAGCCGCAGCCGCAGCTCCGTGGCGAGATGGGCGGGGCGGCCGAGGGCCAGCTCCTCGAAGCTCACCCCGAGCCGCCGCGCGAGGTGTCGCAGCGCCTCGTCGGAGGCGCGCACCCGGCCCGCCTCCAGGGTGGAGATGTACGCCGGTGTGTAGGCCGGTTCGGCCAGCTGCCGCTGGGTCAGGCCGCGCTCCGCGCGCAGCCGCTGCACCCGCCGCCCCACCGTCTCCGGATCGTCCCGCTCGCGCACCGCAGCAACCCCCAACTGGCCCGGTGGACCTTGCCGTTCGGTTCGGAATGCCTCTAGGTTAAACGGCGTATTAAACCTGCTTAATACGCCGCTGTCGTGTTGCGAGGTCGCCGTGTACGGACGTCCATCCGCTCCCTACGGACACTCCACCGCGCGCAGGGCCGTCGCGGCCGCCGTGATAGCCGCGACGTCCCTGATCCTCGCGGCCAACGCGTGCCCGGCCCGCGCCTGCTCCCCGGCGGCCCCCGGGGAGCGGGTCACCGCCTCGGCCCCGGCCGGCCGCTGACCAGAACCGCGGGAAACCACCGGTGTCCAAATCCCCGCCACCCGCCTAGCCTGCCCGCATGACCCCTGCCGCCGCCCGTGCCTCCGCCGCCGCCCGCACCGCGCGGGACCTCACCGCCGACCTCCCGCTCCCCGGCCTGGAGGACCTCTACCGGGACCTGCACCGGCACCCCGAGCTGTCCCTGCGCGAGCACCGCACCGCCGGGACGCTGGCCGGGCGGCTGGCGGACGCCGGGTTCAAGACGGCGGAGGGCGTCGGCGGCACCGGCGTCGTCGGACGGCTGGCCCACGGC comes from the Streptomyces sp. SUK 48 genome and includes:
- a CDS encoding transcriptional regulator, producing the protein MRERDDPETVGRRVQRLRAERGLTQRQLAEPAYTPAYISTLEAGRVRASDEALRHLARRLGVSFEELALGRPAHLATELRLRLTEARRTLADGRAEEAAQRYAGLLAEAEAHGLPGEQAAALLGLGECALETGELASAHAHFERAEERLADASPAARAPAVRGRAVAHYLAGELRYAVYLLETTLDELNRGGLHDPDALLLLYASVIGPYLDMGAHARAAQAAEYALALAPRAGDPALIARMHRSVARTLLAEGRPAEADASLAKAAELYRQLQLRTELANCHWMRGYVHAQNNQLEAAEAELRQALAMLSQTSAALYRSQAAVELADVLHRLDRSTEAATLLEGVLGDFSSERGAMHAAAAHRLLGIIAEDARDTESAEEHYVRALSLLERAGAAGDLADLCRLLGDLLRRTGRTEAALDAYRTGLGHRTTPGTTTLGPAPAQPPL